GATGCCAGCTGCCGCCCAAACGAAAGTGATGGAGGATCTTGCTAACCGTGCTGACACTCCCATCAGCCGTTCCTATTCTTCTTTCAGCGTCAATACCAAGTTGGGTTTTTGGTATGAGTTAGGAGAGTTGATGGCACAGGGTATTGTCGCTCCCATCCCAACGGGATATCAAATGACCCCGGAAGCCGCAGCAGTGCTGGAAACCATCAAGAAACTCGATCCGGGTCAGCAAATCACAGTTTTGCGGAATACCGTCATCAACATGGGATTTGATCCGGCTCTCAACGATTACGCAAAACCCGAAGATCCCTATATAGCACCCACCGCCCTAGCTTCCCGTCCGAAGATCAGTATTGATGGCATCAGTGAGCCTACAGTGCTGAACTATATTCAAAACATGAACGCATTTGACTTTGAGGCGGCTGTGTCTCTATTTGCGGAAAAGGGAGCATTGCAACCGCCCTTCCAGAAGCCAATTGTCGGTCGTGCAGCGATTTCTGCATATATGCGCGAAGAATGTCAGGGACTCAAGATGATGCCACAGAAAGGCGTCTCTGAGCGCATAGAAGATGGCTATACCCAGCATAAAGTCACAGGGAAAGTAGAAACTCCTTGGTTCGGTGCCAGCGTTGGCATGAATATTGCGTGGCGGTTCTTGCTAGATCCCCAAGGCAAAATTTTCTTTGTGGCGGTTGACTTATTGGCGTCCCCGAAAGAACTCCTAAACCTAACTCGTCAGTAGGACGTTAGGTACAGTTGCTGAGATAAGATAAGGCACAAATAATCGCCTTAGCAACAAGAAATGTAGGGTGCTGATCCTAGCACCCTACATTTTTGCTTGAGTCTGCAAGACATCAATTTTTCACCAAACCACTCATAACGCCCAAATAATTCTCAAAAAGTATTGTAAAAGTTCAGGACTTACGCAAAGGCGCTAGATATAGCGTACAAGTTACACAAGTTGCATGGGAATAGAAGGATGTTTCAGTTCCTCAATCAAGGAATCAGAAAGCCACTGGTATTTCAC
The sequence above is a segment of the Coleofasciculus sp. FACHB-T130 genome. Coding sequences within it:
- a CDS encoding orange carotenoid protein N-terminal domain-containing protein → MTSSTTYTIESAQGIFPGTQIANAVPATTEAFDKLSVDDQLALLWFAYTEMGVSITRAATGAARMILAEGLLAQIKQMPAAAQTKVMEDLANRADTPISRSYSSFSVNTKLGFWYELGELMAQGIVAPIPTGYQMTPEAAAVLETIKKLDPGQQITVLRNTVINMGFDPALNDYAKPEDPYIAPTALASRPKISIDGISEPTVLNYIQNMNAFDFEAAVSLFAEKGALQPPFQKPIVGRAAISAYMREECQGLKMMPQKGVSERIEDGYTQHKVTGKVETPWFGASVGMNIAWRFLLDPQGKIFFVAVDLLASPKELLNLTRQ